One window from the genome of Cucumis melo cultivar AY chromosome 10, USDA_Cmelo_AY_1.0, whole genome shotgun sequence encodes:
- the LOC127151202 gene encoding uncharacterized protein LOC127151202: MKHITIPLKGSYQKGEPPVKRLSDAEFRSRLDKGLCFRCNEKYSHGHRCKIKEKRELMLFILNEEESTGEGEGSDTQKAEPLEIKQLEALDEVVIEYRAITSLTTKGTMKLRGVVKGKEIIVLIESGATHNFIHYELIKEKKIPIDRNTQFGVTIGDGTSCKGKGICSRVEIQLEELTIVADLLAVELGKVDIVLGMQWLDTTGTMKVHWPSLTMVFWKEGNKVVLKGDPALIRAECSQKTLEKTWDDEDQGFLIDWQNYETENESKESKTQSQHGDEEELPMIQFLLNQYSDLFDIPKTLPPKRAVDHRIFTLPEQKPINVRPYKYGHNQKEEIEKLVTEMLQTGIIRPSHSPFSSPVLLVKKKDGGWRFCVDYRKLNKITIADKFPIPIIEELLDELHGATVFSKLDLKSGYHQIRMKEEDIEKTAFKTHEGHYEFLVMPLGLTNALATFQSLMNQVFKPFLRRCVLVFFDDILVYSSDITEHERHLGMVFAILRDNQLYANRKKCVFAHS, encoded by the coding sequence ATGAAACACATCACGATACCTCTTAAAGGAAGTTATCAAAAGGGAGAACCGCCGGTTAAGAGACTCTCTGATGCAGAGTTTAGATCACGCCTAGACAAGGGACTCTGTTTTAGATGTAATGAGAAATATTCTCATGGGCACCGCtgtaaaataaaagagaaaagggaGCTCATGCTCTTTATcttgaatgaagaagaaagtaCAGGAGAAGGGGAAGGTTCAGACACACAAAAGGCAGAGCCCTTGGAAATCAAACAGCTAGAGGCATTAGATGAAGTTGTGATAGAATACCGTGCTATTACCAGCCTGACAACCAAGGGAACTATGAAACTAAGGGGAGTAGTCAAGGGGAAGGAGATAATCGTCTTAATTGAGAGTGGGGCAACCCACAACTTCATCCACTATGAGCTgataaaggaaaagaagatcCCTATAGACAGGAACACTCAATTTGGTGTTACAATTGGGGACGGCACGAGTTGTAAAGGGAAGGGCATTTGTAGCAGAGTCGAAATCCAACTTGAAGAACTGACAATTGTGGCTGATTTGTTGGCCGTGGAATTAGGAAAGGTGGATATCGTATTAGGAATGCAATGGCTTGATACAACCGGTACCATGAAGGTACATTGGCCATCATTAACAATGGTCTTTTGGAAGGAAGGAAACAAGGTAGTTCTAAAGGGGGACCCTGCCTTGATTCGAGCCGAATGTTCACAGAAGACTTTAGAAAAAACATGGGATGATGAAGACCAGGGTTTTCTGATTGATTGGCAAAATTATGAGACAGAAAATGAGTCCAAGGAAAGCAAAACACAGAGCCAGCATGGTGATGAGGAAGAATTGCCAATGATTCAATTCTTACTAAACCAATATTCTGATTTGTTTGACATTCCTAAAACCTTACCACCCAAGAGAGCTGTAGATCATCGCATCTTCACTTTGCCAGAACAAAAACCAATCAATGTGAGACCATATAAGTACGGCCATAATCAAAAGGAAGAGATAGAGAAACTGGTTACAGAAATGCTTCAGACCGGAATAATCAGGCCCAGCCACAGCCCCTTTTCAAGTCCCGTGTTGTTggtaaagaaaaaagatggtGGCTGGAGGTTTTGTGTGGACTACAGGAAACTGAACAAAATCACAATAGCCGATAAATTTCCCATTCCGATCATTGAAGAACTTCTTGATGAATTACATGGGGCCACGGTGTTCTCCAAGTTGGACTTAAAGTCAGGCTATCATCAAATCCGAATGAAGGAAGAAGATATTGAGAAGACTGCGTTTAAAACACATGAAGGCCACTATGAATTCCTGGTCATGCCGTTGGGATTGACAAACGCTCTCGCCACCTTCCAATCTCTCATGAATCAGGTATTTAAGCCCTTCCTCAGACGTTGTGTACTGGTTTTCTTTGATGATATACTTGTCTATAGTTCGGACATAACTGAGCATGAGAGACACTTAGGGATGGTTTTTGCAATATTGAGGGATAACCAGTTGTATGCTAATCGAAAAAAATGTGTGTTCGCCCATTCCTAA